DNA from Rhinoderma darwinii isolate aRhiDar2 chromosome 6, aRhiDar2.hap1, whole genome shotgun sequence:
CTCTGACACGAATTGCTATCAAGGTTCAGTTCCCCTTTCAGAAGGAATTAACAGAGACAAGACATGGACACAAACAGCTTAGGAAAATCTATTCTTCTTCAGCTCATCcttatacattataactgtggtaAGTGACATTAATGCTATGATTATTTGTAATAAATCTTAGGCTCCCAATCACTACTAGTGCAGTCTTAGGACACCAATACAGCCAACAAATTTTGAGGGTAGTGTCGTAACTTAGGGTGTCTTTACAAGCTTTTCTAGTGTACACAATTCGGCAATTTCTTGCTTCTTCTATTCTCTACTGCTCTTGAAAAGAAAAAACTGAACACCAGGTAATTACATTGAACGATTCCTCGATATTCGGATGAAATTGTACAGGAGGTGGAACATTAAGAAGTCTAGATGGGCTGTTTAATTGCCAGACCATCAACTGATTTACATACAGCGATTTGTGGATCTTCCAATTGATATTTTTAGCATACTCGAAGATCTGCCATCACGATTTTGACTATAAAAATCGATTGACTATTTACAATTGCAAATAATCTAAATTAATTGAATAAACTTGAGGAAGACGCCGATTGAAAAGCGTAGCCGGGCGTGATCTTTTCTCTTTTAGATATTCAATTTGTCTTATGGTCTTACATTAGATCTGTATTTCATCCTAGTTAAAATTCACCTATCACGGGTGTAAGCTATATGATGTGCAGACGTAGCATTCGTAACCGGGTGTTGGTGCCTGAGTGGGccactctgccacataagacaccagtatcataaatggcacatggtaagcagggggggggggcgcagttTCAGATTTCATATTAGggcctggaaaaaaaattctgttggcttctaactttttttatttttctatttatggAACTTCTTCTTAACTGGTTCCTAAAGTGATCTACATGGCTCCTTAAGCGTATAGTAATTTGCCCATTCCTGCCCTTCCCATTTTGGTTTGAGTTTATTCCCCCTTTTCCTACAGGGTGTGCAGGGAGTTGAACTTTTGCAACATCTAGAGAGCTACAGGCTGGAAACCACTGCTTTAGCCTACGCAAAGATTTCAATCATGTCTCCTCTATCATTTCGAGAAATACTGACTCAGGGTTACCACTGGAATATGCTTTGTACTAGGGTTTTAAAGAAGAACTCTGGCAACATCTTTCTCCCCTCCCCCATTTGTAAACTTGATTATGTGAAAGGAAGTGACATTTGTTCTCTTTCTGGGCGCTTTATTTTTAAGTTCGCCGCTCAGTTCCGGGTCGCTGCTTGGTCACGTAGCCAGCGCTCTGACTGTATACAGCATCTGCTGCATGGACCGAAAGTAAATCTCTCTATGTAAGCCTCGATGGGAGTCTTATAGACTTGCATAGAGAGACTAAACTCTAATTCACACAGCAGACAGTGTGTGGTCAGAGTTCGGGTCGGATAACCAAACGGCGACCCAGAACAGAGCGGCTAAATTTAAAATAAAGTGCCCGGTAAGTAAATTAACATGATTCCCTTTTACCTAATCAAGTTCACAAATGAGGGGCAGGAGATTTCACCAGAGTTCCTCTTTAAATCTATTTCCCAGTCTCAAAGAAGAACTCTCTTAGCACGACTTTCAGAGACTCTTCTGGTTTGAGGTTTGTGCAAGACAATGTCTGAATTTGTTAAAGTCTAAGCTTTTCCTCATCAAGAATTCTCAGTACTGTTTTTGGttatttatttaagaaaaaaaacaaaaaaaaaggtgaaCTGATAAAAATTGTGGTTTAAACACTGATTTGTGTCACATCACAATACATCTTAGAACCTGTTCACGTCTGTGCCTGAAGCTCTGTCTCAGATCCAATCAGATTTGACAATGAACAGAACCCAATGGACTGGataagtcaatgggatctatCTTGCATGTATGGGAAAGGACTTCTATAAGCATTGGTAATTTGTTAGATTCtgatgtgtgtgtataaaaaTAGAGTGTATGTCTATATTTTTCTATTGCAGTCCCCCTTAGTGTATTCTGCAGTGTATTCATATTGCCTCGAAAAACGTAAACTATGGGTGACCACCACTTGGGTACATTTTGCGACGTGCACAGAGTGTACACAGGAAGCTCTACTGGCCTTATCAATATATTACAGCTTTAAGATTAAAACATGTCAAACAGAAGGGAAAAAATGAGGAAAGATTGTAAATGATATACATACCCCCATCCCCAAGTGTCCGAAACTCCGCAGGACTGTCCTGAAGTCCAGGCCCAGTCTCGCTGTCCTGGTAGCTCCTCTCCATCCTGAGTCCTGAAAGGACCTATGAGTTAGGGACCCATTGAAACTCAGGAAGCAGGAATAATTATACCAACGAAACCATCAGGTGGCAGTGTCAGAGTGATGCTACCCCCTGCTAACCTAGAGACATGATCAGGATGACTAAAGAAGGCAATAACTCTACACTGGGGGGGTTGGCATGAGATGGACACTTTGTATGGTGGCCATAGGGCAGGCACTGTATTTGGGAGCCCTGTTGGCTATTGCTGTGTGAGGTGTGGTGGCTTTCACTTTGCTTGCagcctattacattattattatcccTCTCTTGTCCGACCGAAAGTTGGAAGGTATGTATGTGCTTTCTGTCTACCGTAAGGGAGACATTGTATTACAAATAATTGTCTCAGCAGCCCCTAGAGTTATATGaaccaagaaaaaaaaataaaagtacaccaaagatgaggaaaaaacaaaaacacaggaTCCTTGGAGGTGCTGCTGTGACTAAATCCAAACCAGGcttgtatatactttttttttattttattggtaccaaggcGTACATGACCATCCAGTTTTTAGGACTGAATTAGTCCTTTCTTTAGGGTAAAACACCATAATATAGTTCACACCTGAAACCGCTCCGTCATGTACACCTTGGTAtccataaaataattttatttttttatacatacagCAGCCTAGTTTGGATTTTGTCACAtcagtgcctccaaagaccctgtTTTTTTCATTCATCTTTGGTATACTTACCAGACGGCCACAGTACCAGCAAGACGTATTGTCCGGAAGGGGTGGACAGCAGCAGCTGACCCATTGCATGCTTCTAGAGAGGTTGTGCTGCGAACACAACACCCGAAGAGCAGAACGGACACCAAACCACTATTTACATTTTTGCCTTGGATCATACTACGCTATAAATCGCTGTTTCCCTTTCTTTTGAACTattttctaagaaaaaaaaaggggaaatgcTGACTTATTCTTGAAAGAATTGGGAAATCCCAAAAGAGAAAAAACTTCTGGTTTGAAATCAAACTTCTGCGGACCCTATGCAAATATATGATTGAATTGCATAAACGGCGATTCCCAAACTTATTATTGGAATCACTTTTTACAAACAGCATTTGATATCATCTTCCAGGGCAGTAAGGAGATCAAATATACCACCATTGTGGTGGCATCAACTACCCTCCAAAATATAAACATTTCCTGACCAATGGAAAACATCTTGGTACCAATCATTTTGACACCAGATACTCTGGTTATTTTTTGGGGATTGGACAAATTGTCACTTTTATGTCTTCCTTAGGTTTTTTAGGTAAAAATAGAACCAACTAAGAGCTACGATACTCAATATTTGAATGTGTTTGTCCTCTAGGTGTCAAATGCTGTAAAGTGAGAGTGAACCAGCATACGTTTTTTGAAGCATTAGTGGTCCAGAAAGCCGTCAATTTATCGTGCAAATATGAGGCTAGCGACTGTTCCGGCAACGAGAAGATACATTGGTTTCGATATCTTGCTTCTACATATGAAAAGATAGACCCAAATAAAGGAAACCGCTTCAGCATTGAGAAACCTTCTGAAAACACCAACCTCCTGATTATTAAGGACATAGAAGTTTTAGACAGTGGAATATATATTTGTGATGTAGTATTTCCTGAATTTCAACATTTCGCAGGACAAGGAACAACGCTAGTAATACGAGGTAAAACAAAACACCGATAGACCTTGATCTAACAGTAGACCAAAGATATTAGTACCGTAAAGGTTGGTATATTCCAAATTTATACAAGAACTATACTAAAGGTATATTCACACTGCGCTTGCAGTGTACATTCAGCTTATACACTGCTGCATATGCCAACCATATCCATGGGGCCCCATTTGCCCCAACTGATACCAAAAGAATGTCCTCTGAGCATCCGTCGGCGGGTATACCCATTTGTCCAACTGtgtggaatagtgtagtctactacgcaATTCCATACAGatgcatcccgcaaaaaaaaacaaaaaaaaaaaaacagtagtatataatatatatatatattatatacatatatggatGACAACAGGATGTGTTAAAAAAAGATGTTGGATGAGAAGAAAAGGAGTGTAGGTGACACCAAAATAGGTACGTAGAGATATTGAGGTGGATTTGCAGGTTGATGCCTTTGGGAGAAGACAAAAGATGCTTTAGATAAGAGGTCACCATTGTAGCTTCAATGGGACCCAACAAGTGTAAGATCTTCACTTTACAAACCAGCAAAGAATTCCAAATAGTAATCTCCGATAaggatattctggattatcagatgcaaGACTAATGGATGTCAGATGAAGGCGATTATACTTTATTACATATACAAGAAGGAAGTCAGTTGGAAAAACGTGCAGACCCATCATGGGACAAGTAAAATGAAGAGGATATTTGACGGACCTAAATAACAAGAGCAGTGTTAAGACAagtgcaggaaaaaaaacaatgtaaaatttAAGAGACAGCCAGAAGAATCCGGGAGCCCCCTTAACTTCTCTGGCGCCAGCACCAAGAGCTTCCATAGACATCAACAGAGCCATAGACAACAACCTGTCAAACTGTTCTAAAATAGCGTCTAATACATCCTTTTTAACTTCATTATAAGCTTTGCTGTTATCGTTGCAGACACAGGGCATCAATAAGGGCCAATAAACCCAAAAAAGGGCACAAGTACTGTTTGTTGAGGCTGGGCCTGTTCAACAAGGCAAAGCCTGTGCCCACTCAAGAACCCACTGGTGGGTCAATCCAAACCCAACATCCCAAAAACATAGGTGCCAGCCGCATACTTATAGTCTACCTGGCTTGGGGCGTCCTATTTCAATAGAAGAGATTAGTGGTGTCACACAGGAATGCACAGTCTTACAATAAGAGTAAATCTATGTAATCACaaagactgttagggtatgtgcacacacactaattacgtccgtaattgacggacgtatttcggccgcaagtaccggaccgaacacagtgcagggagccgggctcctagcatcatacttatgtacgatgctaggagtccctgcctctccgtggaactactgtcccgtactgaaaacatgattacagtacgggacagttgtcctgcagagaggcagggactcctagcatcgtacataagtatgatgctaggagcccggctccctgcactgtgttcggtccgggacttgcggccgaattacgtccgtcaattacggacgtaattagtgtgtgtgcacatacccttagaggttgCAATGCAACATGCCGCAGATTTTTGCAATCTTACAAAGCATCGAAAAAGGCACAAAAACAACGactactgagaaaaaaaaaaaaaaaaagttgcgccACGGGGAAACGTGTGTACGTGATGCTAAACGGTCAGGAACAACTTTCAGTTGACTCAAACGGTTGCAGTGATTATTCGGACATATATACAATAAGGTAAAGGTCAGTAACCGCATCTTTTTCTTTGCAGATAAACCGGACGTGGCTGTTACACCAACCAATACTGCTTTAATAGTCCTGTGTACATTgctttttatatattgtatagcAGTGTTCTCATATTATACATTTAAGGTGAGTGATCTTATATACTCGAATACATATGGAAATCTTtgctataagaaaaaaaataagatcCCAGCTTATTTGCCTCAGTATATGTGTGTCAGTCACCTGATAATCTTATTTTCCCTCTGGTGGTTTAGTTGCTTGAAATTTATAATGATTCTATCCCTGATGTAAAGTTGAGCTTTTGTTAGGCTTGTATTTATGCACAACACACAGTGTGAAAAAGCAGTGCTGTAGtttaaagcatggtggagggacagagcagcagcctaacCCTCAGAGTACACAAGAGATAGATTTCAGACTACCTTACCCACTCAGACAAGGTGACTGGGGTCACGGATTATAACGGTGACCTAATGGAGCATAGCTTTAAGCGAACACTAAAGAAAATAGAGACGTGAGCAGTATCCAAGGAGACGAATTTAATTTCTAATGTTGCAAGAGGAAGCGCGATTTAAAGATACATTTCTAAAATCGAAGCTGTATCGCCTGAAGATGGCCTGTTACAGAGTAGtcttcagccttcatcagctataAAGGCTGaggctggtcatacacattaaataGCCGTCAGTCGAATGCTCCTTCGGCCCGACAGCTATTCTTCCCGGCACCCgttcccccatacacacacacgcgtGGCTTGGCCGAGCATGCACAAATTATGAATGAAGAGAAGAAGTAACCCACTGCCAGCGACAACCCCTGAGAACAAAagggtcgggcatgttgaaattcaactgcCCGATAATTCTCTCAGGGAGTCGGgaggccccatacacattagatgggcaTCCGATCCTGTCGGCAGGTTGGGCCgacattaatctaatgtgtatagccacCTTAAGATAACCAAATGGGCACAATGCTCAGCCTAGCACCCACTGATATAAATTTCTGACTTGTcaaaattgtattaaaattatGTGTGTCGATGACGTGGATGAAGGTGTTGGGTGCCTAGCTCGATTCCACAGCTAAGACAGCCCCCTTCTCTGTCTCGGAGTCTGCCATGACGGTTGAAGCTCCATGCACACAAGCGTAGaattcacccgtaattacggtccataattacatacccattaatttctattgcccacgaacaccttcccgcatatttacgggaaggtgtccgtgccgtagaaaggctctgcaaaagatagaacatgtcctattttctgctttttacggaccgtgctccgaaACTTTATATGGAAGTTACAGGCAGAGTCATGTCATGtgcagccagccccttcatcgACAGAGTGAATGGGGAGCTCCTTCCCCCCGCAGCCTGTGTCGAATCGTCACCGCAAGAACGGCAGCTCCGAACTTCCAGATCCATTCAACGAAGACTGAAAACCTGCACACCGTGCAGGTTTGAAAAATAAAGTacattagaaagtttctttacttcgcaaagcaaaataatattttttttcatcggacaaccccttttagggcGTAATTACAATCCTAATACGCTTtaaattggctccaaagtcaaaaCTTCACTTAAAAGGCAATGTAAGAATTAGAAATACATGGCTCCTTTCCTCTGTAGCCCATGGGCTGTGTGCCATATTGCATATTAAACAAGTGAATGGTGCCGAGCTGCAATATggcacacagcccatggacaacagTGGCACTTTGTCTGGAGGAAaggagccattttttttttttatctcatacaGCCACCTTTGAATAACTAGAAGCCATGCTCTTATCACATTGCATTTTCTTGTCAGTTCTTTTTATTCACTTGCTTGTTTAATAACTTTGCAAACTCCGTTTGTAATGAAATTATTGAccgaaaattgtaaaaaaaaaaaaattccagtcaAAGTGGAGAATCTGGAACAAACCAAAGAAGTCCGGCTTCACAATGGAAAAAAACGTAAGTGACCACGTTTTATGTCTACTTTGTCCACTACTAAACATACTGGGATATAAAATAAATCTCTCCCTTTATATAGAAAACTTTCAGGACAAGAAGTGCTTTTCAGGCAATTGCAGCAGAATACCACAAGAGATAcgataggaaaaacaaaaaacaagtaaGTCACTTTTCTGATCACACGCAACTCCAATATAGGCGAGACTAATAACCTCACATCAATCTGGGAAGTTTGTTACTTTCCTAAAGGCGTTGTCTCACGATGACAATCCTTGCCCGTGCAGCCTACCAGGGCATATAGACGTCATCGACGGGGCTCTCCCCACTAGGAgcacccctctatgagccagaacagagagccgCTATATAAGAACATTTGGTACTCCGGTTGACCTGGCCGGTCCACGTGTCTTCCAAGTAGGACTACACTTCCCCTGCAGCGATAGCCGCGTGGCAAGACACAACTATCATTGGCAATAACAGCCGATTGCCAGGAGCTAGAAAAGTGGGACGTGAAACGATAAGCTGATCGCCGCGTCGGCATCTAATTAAGAAGGAGTTGTCTCACTAAGAAATAGTCAGCGTGAACTGCACGTCACCAAGGTGGTTTTTCAGCACAGGCAACGTTGGAGCTCCATGGCAATTGTACGCTCTTCAATTATCTTACGTTATCACAGCTCTCTAAGGGGGAATGTGGGCATAGAAATCGCATGTGTACATGCTGTTCAATGCACTCGAGATTTAGggattgcaaaaaaaacaaacaaacagacataGTTGCTCGCTGATGGTCTCCGTCCATTTGTTTTGCTGCCAGCCTCAAGCCCAAAGCCTCCTGCCACCCGCACTTCTTCTGCCCTTTCTATTACTAAATGCCACACCGGGTAATAGAAAAGCGACACCACTGTTTTGTGAGTTAATTTTCTCAAGTTTCTTTCTAATACGAATACCCTACTTTTTCTTCTTAACAGAGCCAGGTCATAGAGGATGACACAATCTATCAGAACACGCAAGATTTACATTGAAATTCCTCTGGGTCCTCAGAATCACAAGGCAGGAATGTATTGACCGTAGTGATCAAAAGACAGAAAATATgtaaaaagttattaaaatatTTTGGTAATAAAACTTCACAATGTAATAGGACTACTTATGTGCAGGAAGGAGTAGAAATCTGTTCATGATCATCAAGAATCCCATGTTCTTATGCGGTTTGTGAAATCAAGCACAGTCAATTGGCTGTACATGGAAAATGTATTAGTTTCCCCAAGAATATTACCCAGCATGCAGCACTATAAAAACGTCAAACAACGTACCCCATTACAGTCAATGGGGTATGTAGGGTGCCAATGGTGTCTATTGTTTGATGGATTCAGCACCGCCGTCATGGATTCTGTTACAACAGAAACCATGACGgcagtgtaaacagagccttaaggCACACCGCTTATTTTTTAGCGTATTTCAGAGCGTAAAACTCTTGCATTATGATCCGAAATACACCCGGAAAACCCCTGCAAACAGATTCCCATTGATCTTAAAAAGGTAAAAAGCTGTGTAATTCATTTGAGGAATAATTTTACGCTGCTGTTTCTAAAAGAGACTgcgtaaaaagacaccatttttgaAGCCCATTTCCAATGCATAATGCCGAAACGCTTTGAAAAAAAGATCTGCAAATCTACTTCAAGAACACCTGGTTTTCGGAGGCAAACTTCTCTTGAATTTAGCTTCGTCTTTTCTGCTTCCcacataagctgtgtgaacatggccttaggcttcattcataCAAGCGTATTTCTTGTTCATATTAGTCATACCAGGAATGAGCTAATCAATGCATCCAATCATGCggccgtattattatttttttaaatttttacacccGCATATCAAATGTGCAACATGTTCCACCCAAATTTAGTATCGATACCATAATTTTCCTATAGATGTCAACAAAGAAAATTTGTGGCTGGGTTTCGggagaaaatttttattttttttttaaacctaacaaaaaaaaacaacccatggATGAAAGGCTGCTTCCACGTCAAATCACTAGTGACTTCCTACTGCACACAGCCAAGTATAGTCCAAACCTCAGCCAGACTGGGAAAGAGCAGTCCTATAAAGCAATGCTCAAGATTTAGTAATAATCGTAGTTTACCTGctatcctccaccatattaacacAAAATACCTTACCACGCCACTGAACATAGGCCACGTTTATTGGGCTACTTACCATTTTCCACATAAGGGTGAAATGGCAGGACCAAGGC
Protein-coding regions in this window:
- the IGSF6 gene encoding immunoglobulin superfamily member 6 translates to MDTNSLGKSILLQLILIHYNCGVKCCKVRVNQHTFFEALVVQKAVNLSCKYEASDCSGNEKIHWFRYLASTYEKIDPNKGNRFSIEKPSENTNLLIIKDIEVLDSGIYICDVVFPEFQHFAGQGTTLVIRDKPDVAVTPTNTALIVLCTLLFIYCIAVFSYYTFKSKWRIWNKPKKSGFTMEKNKTFRTRSAFQAIAAEYHKRYDRKNKKQSQVIEDDTIYQNTQDLH